In Trifolium pratense cultivar HEN17-A07 linkage group LG7, ARS_RC_1.1, whole genome shotgun sequence, a genomic segment contains:
- the LOC123896153 gene encoding uncharacterized protein LOC123896153, translating to MVRRNQDADEVVREVQNNNLLGQNNLTNMVETILAQNGLNTGCRRPNFVSAFNEYVLQTELPRGWKVPKYTKFAGDTSESTVEHIARYLAESGNLANNENLRMKYFPNSLTKNAFTWFTTLPPNSIHSWAQLERVFHEQFYMGQTKISLKELASVKRKNQESIDDYLNRFRLLKSRCFTQVPEHELVEMAAGGLDYSIRKKLDTQYLRDMSQLADRVRQIEIGFIDSYDNEIDYEIDDEYLEFEDSDINVAELKQG from the coding sequence ATGGTTAGGAGGAACCAAGATGCTGATGAGGTAGTTCGAGAGGTTCAAAATAACAACTTACTTGGCCAAAATAACTTGACTAACATGGTTgaaacgattttggcccaaaatGGCCTAAACACAGGGTGTCGAAGGCCAAATTTTGTTTCTGCTTTTAATGAATACGTGTTACAAACAGAGTTGCCAAGGGGTTGGAAAGTCCCTAAGTAcactaagtttgctggggaTACTAGTGAGTCCACTGTAGAACACATTGCTAGGTACTTAGCTGAATCCGGGAATCTGGCAAATAATGAGAATCtgcgaatgaagtattttccCAATTCGCTTACCAAAAATGCTTTTACTTGGTTCACAACCttgcctcccaattcgattCATAGCtgggcccaattggaaagaGTCTTCCATGAACAATTCTATATGGGCCAAACCAAGATAAGTCTAAAAGAATTAGCTAGTGTAAAGAGGaaaaaccaagagtcaattgatgactatctaaataggtttcgtttACTGAAGTCCAGGTGTTTTACCcaagtgcctgaacatgagCTAGTAGAAATGGCTGCTGGTGGCCTAGACTATTCgattcgaaagaaattggatacccaataccttcgagacatgtcgCAGTTAGCTGACAGAGTGAGACAGATCGAAATTGGTTTTATTGATTCttatgataatgaaattgattatgaaattgATGATGAATACTTGGAATTTGAGgatagtgatattaatgtggctgaattaaagcAAGGCTGA
- the LOC123896154 gene encoding uncharacterized protein LOC123896154 encodes MAVEANVDLEDKLALEANDLNNGEKQRLDCIYDDEPLGFEKDPHSSIQRMQSQDPLQEIDIGDGSVKRPTYINANIDPSLRERMVELLKYYKDCFAWDYSEMPGLSRNLVEHRLPLRPDKKPVKQLPRRYVEWLANIVPIIKKNWSLRVCIDFRDLNNATPKDEYYMPVAEMLVDSAAGDEYLSMLDGYSGYNQIFIDEDDVSRTAFRCPGALGTYEWLKKDDVFEWGTEQQKAFDEIKAYLSKPPTLMPPIRNKAMKLYIAASDSTIGSMLAQEDENGVEKAIYYLSRILNDAETRYSSIEKLCLFNVYVYSHFDIIKHMLLKPILHSRIGNWALALTEYSLTYQPLRAVKGQIVADFLADHSVVEVSVTYVDYEPWTLYFDGSRHKHGLKILLDLGAKHVKIRGDSELVIKQLTKEYKCIQEHLMKYFVISFSLLKRFDSCDIQHVPRIENQEANDLAQIASGYKLTREKLEELVEIKEKLISCEAMPNVSTASEQLRANEQSVEANFEMVYAHFDEVMTEIFVIDNLADNDRRQPIVNYLENPTGVTERKVKYRALSYTIIGNELFKKTPEGVLLKCLSENEAYIAIFNVHSGACGAHQAGHKMKWLLFRQGLYWPSMLKDCIEYAKGCQECQKHAGIQHVPASELHSIVKPWPFRGWALDLIGEIRLASSKNQRYILVGIDYFTKWIEAVALTNVDQEVVINFIQNHIIYRFGLPETITTDQGTVFVGRKMQDFAEQTSSTPFRLTYGHDVVLPIEIMMQSIRVKKQLELPTDHYWKLMLDELVDVDEERLQALDALVRQKERIAKAYNKKVKSKTFDLGDLVWKVILPMDRRDIVFGKWSPNWEGPFKISQILSNGAYEIEELTPEQRSINMNGKYLKKYKPMLQEVCIKNE; translated from the exons atggctgtcgaagccaatgTGGACTTAGAAGATAAATTGGCCTTAGAGGCTAATGACTTGAATAATGGCGaaaagcaaaggctagattgtatttatgatgatgaaccTTTGGGTTTTGAAAAAGATCCACACAGTTCGATTCAAAGAATGCAATCTCAAGATCCTTTGCAGGAGattgatattggagatggctctgttaaaaggccaacttatATTAATGCCAATATCGATCCAAGCTTAAGAGAAAGAATGGTTGAATTGCTTAAGTACTACAAAGATTGCTTTGCATGGGACTATAGTGAGATGCCTGGGCTAAGCAGAAATTTGGTAGAACATAGGCTACCTCTTCGACCAGACAAGAAACCTGTgaagcagcttccaaggag gtatgTAGAATGGTTAGCCAATATTGTTCctattattaagaaaaattggtCACTTAGAGTTTGTATAGACTTTAGGGATTTAAACAATGCTACACCAAAAGATGAATATTATATGCCTGTAGCAGAAATGTTAGTTGATTCAGCAGCAGGGGATGAATATTTAAGTATGCTAGATGGCTATTCAGGctataatcaaatttttattgatgaagatgatgtatCAAGGACTgcatttcgttgccctggtgctttaGGCACTTATGAATGG CTCAAGAAAGATGATGTATTCGAATGGGGAACAGAACAgcaaaaggcatttgatgagattaaggcgTATTTGTCTAAGCCACCTactttaatgcctcctattcgaaacaaagcaatgaagttgtatattgcaGCATCAGATTCaactattggaagcatgctcgctcaagaggatgaaaatggcgtagaaaaAGCTATTTACTACCTAAGTAGAATTTTAAATGATGCTGAAACTAGATATAGTtcaattgaaaagctttgtctat TTAATGTTTATGTCTATTCTCACTTTGATATTATTAagcatatgttattaaaaccaattttgcatagtAGAATTGGAAATTGGGCTTTGGCTTTGACTGAATACTCATTAACCTATCAACCTTTGAGGGCTGTCAAAGGTCAAATAGTTGCTGATTTCCTCGCTGATCATTCAGTAGTCGAAGTTTCAGTAACCTACGTAGATTATGAGCCTTGGACTTTATATTTCGATGGCTCAAGACATAAACATG GCCTAAAGATTCTTTTAGACCtgggggcaaaacatgttaaaatcagaggagaCTCTGAATTAGTAATAAAGCAATTAACAAAAGAGTATAAATGCATTCAAGAGCATCTGATGAAATACTTTGTTATTTCATTCTCTTTGCTGAAACGTTTCGATTCATGTGATATTCAACATGTACCTCGAATTgaaaaccaagaagcaaatgatTTAGCTCAAATTGCTTCTGGTTACAAGTTAACAAGAGAAAAACTAGAGGAATTAGTCGAGATTAAGGAAAAGCTAATTTCATGCGAAGCAATGCCCAATGTATCAACAGCATCTGAACAGCTGAGGGCAAATGAGCAAAGTGTCGAAGCCAACTTCGAAATGGTGTATGCGCACTTTGATGAGGTAATGACAGAGATTTTCGTCATTGATAACTTAGCTGACAATGATCGgagacaacccattgttaaCTATCTGGAAAATCCAACAGGTGTAACTGAAAGAAAGGTCAAATATAGAGCTTTAAGTTACACAATCATTGGAAATGAGTTATTTAAGAAAACACCTGAAGGGGTTTTGTTGAAATGTCTTAGTGAAAACGAGGCATATATAGCAATTTTCAATGTTCATAGTGGAGCCTGTGGTGCTCATCAAGCAGGCCATAAAATGAAATGGCTTCTGTTTCGACAAGGGCTATATTGGCCCTCTATGCTTAAGGATTGCATAGAATATGCAAAGGGATGTCAAGAATGTCAAAAACATGCAGGGATACAACATGTTCCTGCGAGCGAGTTGCATTCGATTGTCAAGCCTTGGCCTTTTAGGGGCTGGGCcttagatttaattggtgaaatTAGGCTAGCTTCATCAAAAAATCAACGCTATATATTGGTTGGAATTGATTATTTCACCAAGTGGATAGAGGCTGTGGCTTTAACAAATGTAGATCAGGAGGTTGTGATTAATTTCATCCAAAACcacatcatttataggtttgggcttcctgaAACTATTACTACAGACCAAGGGACAGTGTTTGTTGGACGAAAGATGCAAGACTTTGCTGAACAAACAA GTTCAACTCCTTTTCGACTAACTTATGGTCATGATGTTGTATTGCCTATTGAGATAATGATGCAATCAATTCGAGTGAAAAAGCAATTAGAACTACCTACTGACCATTATTGGAAATTGATGTTGGATGAGTTAGTAGATGTGGATGAGGAAAGGTTGCAAGCATTAGATGCCTTAGTTCGACAAAAGGAAAGAATTGCCAAAGCATACAACAAAAAGGTTAAATCTAAAACCTTTGACTTAGGGGATTTAGTATGGAAAGTTATCCTTCCCATGGATAGAAGAGATATAGTCTTTGGGAAATGGTCACCTAACTGGGAAGGACCATTCAAGATTTCTCAGATATTATCTAATGGGGCTTATGAAATTGAAGAGTTAACTCCTGAACAACGTTCAATAaacatgaatggcaaatatttaaagaaatataagCCAATGTTACAAGAAGTATGCATAAAGAATGAGTAG